Proteins encoded in a region of the Frondihabitans sp. 762G35 genome:
- a CDS encoding acyl-CoA thioesterase: protein MTTDTSDFRVPAYRRTVPTRWNDNDMYGHLNNTVYYQAMDTVINTWMIEEAGLDPLAGPAIGVCVASSCQFLASAGFPEEIAVELAVSRIGTTSVVWAPRILRASDGTDLARGEFVTVFVDRTDRRSTVPIPTGIRIAIESEFAVPQP, encoded by the coding sequence ATGACCACCGACACCTCCGATTTCCGCGTCCCGGCCTACCGCCGCACGGTGCCCACGCGCTGGAACGACAACGACATGTACGGCCACCTCAACAACACGGTGTACTACCAGGCCATGGACACGGTCATCAACACGTGGATGATCGAGGAGGCCGGGCTCGACCCCCTCGCCGGTCCCGCGATCGGCGTGTGCGTGGCGTCGTCGTGCCAGTTCCTCGCCTCCGCGGGCTTCCCCGAGGAGATCGCCGTCGAGCTGGCCGTCAGCCGGATCGGGACGACCAGCGTCGTCTGGGCCCCGCGCATCCTGCGGGCCTCCGACGGCACGGACCTCGCCCGCGGCGAGTTCGTCACGGTCTTCGTCGACCGCACCGACCGCAGGAGCACCGTCCCCATCCCGACCGGCATCCGCATCGCCATCGAGAGCGAGTTCGCGGTCCCCCAGCCCTGA